One stretch of Armigeres subalbatus isolate Guangzhou_Male chromosome 2, GZ_Asu_2, whole genome shotgun sequence DNA includes these proteins:
- the LOC134215314 gene encoding LOW QUALITY PROTEIN: uncharacterized protein LOC134215314 (The sequence of the model RefSeq protein was modified relative to this genomic sequence to represent the inferred CDS: deleted 1 base in 1 codon), producing MTGNNYSIVQTIENDDILLSVLPSLWVKKNGWKTEAMGRCYDLCYWPQGVSGYRLLEKAKKDPKIPVDTKVLSAYRCKIKRNNFASFNKAVREQKRMESYSDTDESEPRKKIGKSTAAELFKQIESQPGPSTSQSSNFGDRQEDNEKEVSADESYLNIFPKREVYAEPLKEISTSSHSQQGGANFHGTDSTINEPNLHQLVLSLHNKTDENAKQIQSIKQSQNRYAALLSQMNAKLDIIATQKTRQEVPVQPESFDTKANPLTPIKSLADMESLEKRSDNGSFIQSVVQHIGSIHGKQRFVGDGATVCLQIIDYFFDREFLLSCSWSGISRNKKANENIISKTPFHKYDGIITLFHKVVLFSDPLFSKVQCEQFLHRCLRNAKQRFEEIKGTRASVARRRCKQSERHRVQHVEEVNEEVLVEEYLMDSESLQHASLNYQTDQAKSIDEAGVIDEYMFDDV from the exons ATGACCGGAAATAATTATTCGATTGTGCAGACAATCGAAAACGATGATATTCTGCTGTCTGTGCTACCTTCGCTCTGGGTCAAGAAAAACGGATGGAAAACGGAGGCGATGGGAAGATGCTACGATTTATGTTATTGGCCACAAGGTGTTTCTGGTTACCGGCTCTTGGAGAAGGCAAAAAAGGATCCAAAAATACCGGTAGACACTAAAGTGCTGAGCGCCTACCGTTGCAAAATCAAGCGGAATAACTTTGCTAGTTTCAATAAG GCTGTTCGTGAGCAGAAACGGATGGAAAGTTACTCCGACACAGATGAATCGGAACCACGTAAAAAGATAGGGAAATCTACAGCTGCGGAGCTCTTTAAGCAAATCGAATCTCAACCAGGCCCTTCCACAAGC CAATCATCAAATTTCGGAGACCGCCAAGAAGACAATGAGAAAGAAGTTTCTGCTGACGAGTCATATCTGAACATTTTTCCGAAACGCGAAGTTTACGCTGAGCCATTGAAGGAAATTTCAACGTCATCACATTCACAGCAGGGTGGAGCAAATTTTCATGGCACCGATTCGACAATAAACGAACCAAATTTGCATCAGCTTGTGTTATCATTGCACAATAAAACAGACGAAAATGCCAAGCAGATTCAGAGCATCAAGCAAAGTCAAAATAGGTACGCAGCATTGCTTTCACAAATGAACGCCAAACTTGATATAATTGCCACCCAAAAAACACGACAAGAGGTACCTGTTCAACCGGAAAGTTTCGATACAAAAGCCAATCCTTTGACCCCTATTAAAAGTTTGGCTGACATGGAATCTCTCGAAAAACGGTCGGATAATGGAAGTTTCATACAGTCCGTCGTACAGCATATTGGTTCAATTCATGGCAAGCAACGATTTGTTGGTGATGGTGCCACAGTATGCTTGCAGATCATCGACTATTTTTTCGATCGTGAATTCCTGTTGAGTTGTTCGTGGAGTGGAATTAGCCGCAATAAGAAGGCAAATGAAAACATCATCTCCAAGACACCGTTTCATAAGTATGACGGAATAATCACATTGTTCCATAAGGTTGTGCTTTTTTCGGATCCCTTGTTTTCCAAGGTGCAGTGCGAGCAGTTTCTTCATCGGTGCCTGCGAAATGCAAAACAACGCTTTGAAGAAATAAAGGGCACTAGGGCCTCAGTAGCAAGGAGACGATGCAAGCAGTCTGAGCGTCATCGAGTTCAACATGTGGAAGAAGTCAACGAAGAAGTACTTGTCGAAGAATATCTAATGGACTCGGAGTCATTACAACACGCATCCCTAAATTATCAAACAGACCAAGCGAAGTCAATTGATGAAGCGGGAGTCATCGACGAATACATGTTTGATGATGTGTGA